The Synchiropus splendidus isolate RoL2022-P1 chromosome 1, RoL_Sspl_1.0, whole genome shotgun sequence genome includes a window with the following:
- the LOC128752455 gene encoding glutathione hydrolase 5 proenzyme-like isoform X3 — MGIGGGSIFTVRDKTGNVSVYNFRETAPRSVQKNLLSDCPTRFQLTVDPKWIGVPTELRGYEALHKKYGRLPWSRLFEPTIRLAREGIPMPPYLGKFLQSPIVKQRVKSSSLCEVLCNENKTVLSHGDVLRFPKLAETMETIATLGADTFYSGKIGQDLIQDVRAAGGTLSMEDMESVRVKVTKAWTVSLHDVKLHLPPPPAGGALLAFILKLMEGFNVTENSLDGDRKIHFYHLYATAAKFANNNRRRIYDPEFNSHNGSALLIDPLFISKIREQILSNSSHGENVKTPSDQLGTTHVSVVDEDGLAVSATSTINQLFGAAIYSPRTGVILNNELLDFCGRVDSVGAGEQPPSSMTPVILEWSSGRLLVIGGSGGSLITSAVALSIINHLWLGMNLRDAIAAPILFVDSRNNVNFEPGFDQSVIDGLKAQGHQVGDWKFFLNVVNAVERDNGCFEGASDMRKMGAAAGY; from the exons ATGGGCATCGGAGGAGGATCCATATTTACAGTCCGGGATAAAACAG GTAACGTGAGCGTCTACAACTTCAGAGAGACTGCGCCTCGTTCAGTTCAGAAGAACCTGCTCAGTGACTGCCCGACCAGATTTCAGTTGACCGTCG ACCCCAAGTGGATCGGAGTTCCTACTGAGCTTCGTGGCTATGAAGCGCTCCACAAAAAGTATGGCCGACTTCCCTGGTCCAGGCTGTTTGAACCCACCATCAGACTGGCCAGAGAGGGGATCCCCATGCCCCCATATCTGGGCAAATTCCTGCAGTCTCCCATAGTCAAGCAGCGGGTGAAAAGTTCATCCCTATG TGAGGTCCTCTGCAACGAGAACAAGACTGTTCTGAGCCATGGAGACGTTCTCAGGTTCCCTAAATTGGCAGAAACCATGGAAACCATCGCCACGCTGGGAGCAGACACCTTCTACAGTGGCAAGATTGGACAAGACTTGATCCAGGATGTCAGAGCTGCAG GTGGAACGCTGTCGATGGAAGATATGGAGTCTGTCCGGGTGAAAGTTACCAAAGCTTGGACCGTTTCCTTACATGATGTTAAGTTACATCTCCCTCCACCGCCAGCTGGGGGCGCTCTGTTGGCTTTTATCCTGAAACTAATGGAAG GGTTCAACGTGACTGAAAACTCTCTAGATGGCGACAGGAAAATTCACTTCTACCATCTTTATGCGACAGCTGCTAAATTTGCAAACAACAACCGTCGGCGGATCTATGACCCTGAATTCAACAGCCACAAC GGGTCGGCGCTCTTGATAGATCCTTTATTCATCAGCAAAATCAGAGAGCAGATTCTCTCAAACAGCTCCCACGGGGAAAATGTCAAAACCCCATCAGACCAACTAGGGACAACTCATGTGTCGGTTGTGGACGAGGACGGTTTGGCCGTGTCGGCCACCAGCACCATTAACCAGCT ATTCGGCGCTGCCATTTACTCCCCTCGCACAGGCGTCATCCTCAACAATGAGCTGTTGGACTTCTGTGGGAGGGTGGACTCTGTGGGCGCAG GTGAGCAGCCTCCGTCCTCGATGACTCCTGTGATCCTGGAGTGGTCGTCTGGAAGACTTCTGGTCATTGGAGGTTCCGGTGGAAGCCTGATCACTTCAGCTGTGGCCTTG tcCATCATCAATCACTTGTGGCTGGGGATGAACTTGAGAGACGCCATCGCTGCTCCCATTCTGTTTGTCGATTCAAGGAACAATGTCAACTTCGAGCCAGGATTTGATCAG TCAGTCATCGATGGCCTGAAAGCTCAAGGACACCAAGTTGGAGACTGGAAATTCTTCCTCAACGTTGTGAACGCGGTGGAGAGAGACAACGGCTGCTTCGAAGGGGCTTCAGATATGAGGAAGATGGGAGCAGCTGCAGGATACTAA
- the LOC128752455 gene encoding glutathione hydrolase 5 proenzyme-like isoform X1, with product MAQKKAWLVCCFLLSALICVAALVCLCVVSLVDRRCSSSSFKNAAVSADSQICSEIGRKLLQEGGSAVDGAIGALLCTSVVNPQSMGIGGGSIFTVRDKTGNVSVYNFRETAPRSVQKNLLSDCPTRFQLTVDPKWIGVPTELRGYEALHKKYGRLPWSRLFEPTIRLAREGIPMPPYLGKFLQSPIVKQRVKSSSLCEVLCNENKTVLSHGDVLRFPKLAETMETIATLGADTFYSGKIGQDLIQDVRAAGGTLSMEDMESVRVKVTKAWTVSLHDVKLHLPPPPAGGALLAFILKLMEGFNVTENSLDGDRKIHFYHLYATAAKFANNNRRRIYDPEFNSHNGSALLIDPLFISKIREQILSNSSHGENVKTPSDQLGTTHVSVVDEDGLAVSATSTINQLFGAAIYSPRTGVILNNELLDFCGRVDSVGAGEQPPSSMTPVILEWSSGRLLVIGGSGGSLITSAVALSIINHLWLGMNLRDAIAAPILFVDSRNNVNFEPGFDQSVIDGLKAQGHQVGDWKFFLNVVNAVERDNGCFEGASDMRKMGAAAGY from the exons ATGGCTCAGAAGAAAGCTTGGCTGGTttgctgcttcctcctctctgctttAATCTGTGTGGCAgctcttgtgtgtctgtgtgtggtctCACTTGTGGACAGGAGATGTTCCAGCAGTAGCTTCAAAAATGCTGCTGTTTCTGCAGACTCACAAATCTGCTCAGAGATCGGCAG gaagctgctgcaggagggaggCTCGGCGGTGGATGGCGCCATCGGCGCTCTGCTGTGCACCTCCGTGGTGAATCCTCAGAGCATGGGCATCGGAGGAGGATCCATATTTACAGTCCGGGATAAAACAG GTAACGTGAGCGTCTACAACTTCAGAGAGACTGCGCCTCGTTCAGTTCAGAAGAACCTGCTCAGTGACTGCCCGACCAGATTTCAGTTGACCGTCG ACCCCAAGTGGATCGGAGTTCCTACTGAGCTTCGTGGCTATGAAGCGCTCCACAAAAAGTATGGCCGACTTCCCTGGTCCAGGCTGTTTGAACCCACCATCAGACTGGCCAGAGAGGGGATCCCCATGCCCCCATATCTGGGCAAATTCCTGCAGTCTCCCATAGTCAAGCAGCGGGTGAAAAGTTCATCCCTATG TGAGGTCCTCTGCAACGAGAACAAGACTGTTCTGAGCCATGGAGACGTTCTCAGGTTCCCTAAATTGGCAGAAACCATGGAAACCATCGCCACGCTGGGAGCAGACACCTTCTACAGTGGCAAGATTGGACAAGACTTGATCCAGGATGTCAGAGCTGCAG GTGGAACGCTGTCGATGGAAGATATGGAGTCTGTCCGGGTGAAAGTTACCAAAGCTTGGACCGTTTCCTTACATGATGTTAAGTTACATCTCCCTCCACCGCCAGCTGGGGGCGCTCTGTTGGCTTTTATCCTGAAACTAATGGAAG GGTTCAACGTGACTGAAAACTCTCTAGATGGCGACAGGAAAATTCACTTCTACCATCTTTATGCGACAGCTGCTAAATTTGCAAACAACAACCGTCGGCGGATCTATGACCCTGAATTCAACAGCCACAAC GGGTCGGCGCTCTTGATAGATCCTTTATTCATCAGCAAAATCAGAGAGCAGATTCTCTCAAACAGCTCCCACGGGGAAAATGTCAAAACCCCATCAGACCAACTAGGGACAACTCATGTGTCGGTTGTGGACGAGGACGGTTTGGCCGTGTCGGCCACCAGCACCATTAACCAGCT ATTCGGCGCTGCCATTTACTCCCCTCGCACAGGCGTCATCCTCAACAATGAGCTGTTGGACTTCTGTGGGAGGGTGGACTCTGTGGGCGCAG GTGAGCAGCCTCCGTCCTCGATGACTCCTGTGATCCTGGAGTGGTCGTCTGGAAGACTTCTGGTCATTGGAGGTTCCGGTGGAAGCCTGATCACTTCAGCTGTGGCCTTG tcCATCATCAATCACTTGTGGCTGGGGATGAACTTGAGAGACGCCATCGCTGCTCCCATTCTGTTTGTCGATTCAAGGAACAATGTCAACTTCGAGCCAGGATTTGATCAG TCAGTCATCGATGGCCTGAAAGCTCAAGGACACCAAGTTGGAGACTGGAAATTCTTCCTCAACGTTGTGAACGCGGTGGAGAGAGACAACGGCTGCTTCGAAGGGGCTTCAGATATGAGGAAGATGGGAGCAGCTGCAGGATACTAA
- the LOC128752455 gene encoding glutathione hydrolase 5 proenzyme-like isoform X2, whose product MAQKKAWLVCCFLLSALICVAALVCLCVVSLVDRRCSSSSFKNAAVSADSQICSEIGRKLLQEGGSAVDGAIGALLCTSVVNPQSMGIGGGSIFTVRDKTGNVSVYNFRETAPRSVQKNLLSDCPTRFQLTVDPKWIGVPTELRGYEALHKKYGRLPWSRLFEPTIRLAREGIPMPPYLGKFLQSPIVKQRVKSSSLCEVLCNENKTVLSHGDVLRFPKLAETMETIATLGADTFYSGKIGQDLIQDVRAAGGTLSMEDMESVRVKVTKAWTVSLHDVKLHLPPPPAGGALLAFILKLMEGFNVTENSLDGDRKIHFYHLYATAAKFANNNRRRIYDPEFNSHNGSALLIDPLFISKIREQILSNSSHGENVKTPSDQLGTTHVSVVDEDGLAVSATSTINQLFGAAIYSPRTGVILNNELLDFCGRVDSVGAASVLDDSCDPGVVVWKTSGHWRFRWKPDHFSCGLVHHQSLVAGDELERRHRCSHSVCRFKEQCQLRARI is encoded by the exons ATGGCTCAGAAGAAAGCTTGGCTGGTttgctgcttcctcctctctgctttAATCTGTGTGGCAgctcttgtgtgtctgtgtgtggtctCACTTGTGGACAGGAGATGTTCCAGCAGTAGCTTCAAAAATGCTGCTGTTTCTGCAGACTCACAAATCTGCTCAGAGATCGGCAG gaagctgctgcaggagggaggCTCGGCGGTGGATGGCGCCATCGGCGCTCTGCTGTGCACCTCCGTGGTGAATCCTCAGAGCATGGGCATCGGAGGAGGATCCATATTTACAGTCCGGGATAAAACAG GTAACGTGAGCGTCTACAACTTCAGAGAGACTGCGCCTCGTTCAGTTCAGAAGAACCTGCTCAGTGACTGCCCGACCAGATTTCAGTTGACCGTCG ACCCCAAGTGGATCGGAGTTCCTACTGAGCTTCGTGGCTATGAAGCGCTCCACAAAAAGTATGGCCGACTTCCCTGGTCCAGGCTGTTTGAACCCACCATCAGACTGGCCAGAGAGGGGATCCCCATGCCCCCATATCTGGGCAAATTCCTGCAGTCTCCCATAGTCAAGCAGCGGGTGAAAAGTTCATCCCTATG TGAGGTCCTCTGCAACGAGAACAAGACTGTTCTGAGCCATGGAGACGTTCTCAGGTTCCCTAAATTGGCAGAAACCATGGAAACCATCGCCACGCTGGGAGCAGACACCTTCTACAGTGGCAAGATTGGACAAGACTTGATCCAGGATGTCAGAGCTGCAG GTGGAACGCTGTCGATGGAAGATATGGAGTCTGTCCGGGTGAAAGTTACCAAAGCTTGGACCGTTTCCTTACATGATGTTAAGTTACATCTCCCTCCACCGCCAGCTGGGGGCGCTCTGTTGGCTTTTATCCTGAAACTAATGGAAG GGTTCAACGTGACTGAAAACTCTCTAGATGGCGACAGGAAAATTCACTTCTACCATCTTTATGCGACAGCTGCTAAATTTGCAAACAACAACCGTCGGCGGATCTATGACCCTGAATTCAACAGCCACAAC GGGTCGGCGCTCTTGATAGATCCTTTATTCATCAGCAAAATCAGAGAGCAGATTCTCTCAAACAGCTCCCACGGGGAAAATGTCAAAACCCCATCAGACCAACTAGGGACAACTCATGTGTCGGTTGTGGACGAGGACGGTTTGGCCGTGTCGGCCACCAGCACCATTAACCAGCT ATTCGGCGCTGCCATTTACTCCCCTCGCACAGGCGTCATCCTCAACAATGAGCTGTTGGACTTCTGTGGGAGGGTGGACTCTGTGGGCGCAG CCTCCGTCCTCGATGACTCCTGTGATCCTGGAGTGGTCGTCTGGAAGACTTCTGGTCATTGGAGGTTCCGGTGGAAGCCTGATCACTTCAGCTGTGGCCTTG tcCATCATCAATCACTTGTGGCTGGGGATGAACTTGAGAGACGCCATCGCTGCTCCCATTCTGTTTGTCGATTCAAGGAACAATGTCAACTTCGAGCCAGGATTTGA